The sequence atgagaattgGTTTATCTTTTAGGATGACAGTCATTCGTGGGCAACATTATCCAAGCATGTGGATCTCACTGGTTTAATCTTCCATTGATACATGCCCAGATGGCCGGTGGGTACCTTCATTTCCTGCTCCGCACTTGTCTAACATTTTTGCACTATGTCATTTACTGAGGCTGGTCATGGCGAtcattcaataataaatgcgaCCCCTATTAAGAAGAGACATCTATTTAATGCTAAGGTGAATGTTACTAAATAAGTAAATATAGCCGAGTTGTTGGATTCAGGCACCATCCTCTCTAGTTCGAGGTTGGTGTCCCATCGGCTAGATACTAGTATGCAGCGAAGGGCATGGTCGAGTTGAGTCCAAGGTCCCTTAGTGGACAATGAAGGGCATGCATGGTTGGGTTGGAGCCTTGGAGGGAGGCCAAGGTCCCTGAGTGGATTTGACCTTCTTCCTTTACAATGTTTGGTCAGCCCACATTGTCATTATCTTGGCGGGGCCCTGATCCTTTGTTTCTTTCACCCCTTCTTCATGGGCTAAGGGTCTGTGAGCCTTGTGTGAACAAATCAACGCTCTACAAAGACCTTCTCAGAAATCGCACTCCAACTACCAATTCTCCAAGAAATTCACTATCCAAAAATCCTaatgaaaggggaaaaaaataaaaatcatagaGGTACACAATTTGAGAATATACAgttccaagtttttttttttttttttttaaagaaatagtACCAATGTTTTTTAAGCAAAAGGGCTTAAATTCTTCCATTTAAATTTTCACAAGTGAGAATAATGgtctgtttggaagtttagagagggaagAGAGTAGATGAGGAAAGTAGAGGGGAATGGTATCATCTAccttgtttgaatgtttttaaaattagttagGGGGAATGGAGTAATTAACCATTCCTcttgtttgaatgttttaaaaattaggatggaaatTAGAGGAAATGATTTAAATGGACAAATTTACTCCtgtttgaaaatggacttgcaacattagtatatgattaatttgttagattaaataattatttaatcaaacaTTCTCATTCCattaaataccactaataaaagtataaaactactattaactattataaaataatttttattacctcaaaaaaattataataaaaataaaaataaattcaaaaattcaaaacccaaacaaaattcaaaaatttgaaacccaaacaaaaccaTGAGCTCCACAGGAGGTTCAACATAAAAGAGGAACAAGCTCATTTAAGAGCATCTTCAACTGTGTAGGCAAAAGCATAAAATTCTCTATAATAGAGAATGGGACCATAAAAACACTCTCCAATGGATTGTCTATAccaggaaatttttttggctcatgaacagtagctcatcaagtctgatgagctactattcattcttcaaaagttttttttttttttttctattataataatcaggtggtgaataaaaaaaaatgttggaaaatgtgtagttgttaaaaaaagaataaataatgaatgaagaaataatatttaaatgagatagagaatgagatagagaatttgttagaaagtgtatttgaaaaagtgagtagataaaaggtaaaagtcactattcattctccaaacagtacaaaaatttgatgaatttgctggagatgctctaacgTTGAAGCACTtcaacaacaacatcaacaacagcaGAAACAACAGCAACAGTCGTCGTCGTCACCGGCACAGCCACTGGTTCAGAACATGCGCTTGAGTTTTAGTTTCGACGACAACACTGTTTACAAGCCCCTCTCTCCCGCAACAAACGCCGCAGGTACGACAatagcagcagcaacaacattACCAACTTACCAACTtgatggtggaggtggtggtggggCTGTGAATGTGAATGTGAATATGGGGAATATGAGTGGTGGAGAGCAAGCTAATAGGAAAAGAAGGAGACCCAGAAAGTATGGTCTAGATGGGTCTATGGCTTTGGGTCTCACTCCTACGGCTCAGCCTGTACCTATAGCTCAGACTCAGTCAAGTGGTGGAGGTGGGTTTTCATCTCCTCATCCAGCTCCAGCTCCTCCTTCGGCTCCAGCATCGCTTCCTTCTAGAGGATCAGCGCCACCCACTTCGTTCAAGAAAGCTAGGGGCAAACTGCCTGGTTCTAATAGCAAGAAGCACCAATTGGAAGCTTTGGGtacttattttttgttgaatctATATTTGGGTTtgctttttaaagtttaaagctTTACcgggttttttcttttatgttgttGTCATGTAtagtgtgtgtgtttgggttgtttttgcaaaaattgtgtttggtttgtaagAAAGCACCGGGAAGATTTGTCATTTGTAGTGttaaattttctcaagaaacaaataaagattatttataatcagtttgtaatttt is a genomic window of Quercus lobata isolate SW786 chromosome 2, ValleyOak3.0 Primary Assembly, whole genome shotgun sequence containing:
- the LOC115973807 gene encoding AT-hook motif nuclear-localized protein 10-like; this encodes MRLSFSFDDNTVYKPLSPATNAAGTTIAAATTLPTYQLDGGGGGGAVNVNVNMGNMSGGEQANRKRRRPRKYGLDGSMALGLTPTAQPVPIAQTQSSGGGGFSSPHPAPAPPSAPASLPSRGSAPPTSFKKARGKLPGSNSKKHQLEALGTYFLLNLYLGLLFKV